From the genome of Prunus persica cultivar Lovell chromosome G8, Prunus_persica_NCBIv2, whole genome shotgun sequence:
TGCTCAATGTCGCTCAGACTCTACTAGAAATGTATGTCATCATCATTATTCATCTTTGTTATCATCATCCATAgttgtcatcatcatcatcaaattgTCCTTTGATTTTGCAGACATAGTACTCACCATTATCTAGGATTATTCCGCTCAGTAAGGAAGACAATTAAGTCCAGTAATTTTGAGCAATTCAGACAGGAATTTGTTGAAGGTAGATATTACCATGTTGTTGTAGAAACTGCTGCTGCCTGCCTGCATGTGAATTCGTTATGTAATATCAACATTTTAACTttgggaagagagagagagagagagagagagagagagagagagagagagagagagagagagatgtagGAAATCAGTTTGtataatatcaattaatatcAATACTGTTGTAATtaggatttactttcctagtaAGTTCCCTAGAATAGAGGACACGTTTCCTAGTATACTTAGAACTCTCTTGTATAAAACCAATTGTACCTATCAATGAAAATCATTCTCTTCCAATATCATAtttacatggtatcagagcaggaCATCAAACCCTAGCTCttcatatttcttttcctaCGGCACCTTACCTTCTCGTGCCGCATAACTTCAGCTGCCGGAAACCATGAGTGATTCCTCTGGCACATTCAAGGTTGAACCTTCAAGTCCTTACTACATCAATAATTCAGATCATCCAGGTTTGGTAATTGTACCAAAGCCTTTGAATGGAGATAATTATGCAACGTGGCGCAGATTCATGACTATTTCATTGAACGCAAAGAATAAATTGGGTTTCGTTGATGGAACTCTCAAAAAGCCGTCATCGGAATCCACTCCTGATGAACACGCGGTATGGATGCGCTGCAACGACATGGTTTTCTCCTGGATTGTCAACACTCTTGATCCCGAAATTAGCGATAGTGTCATATATTGTACCACGGCCCGCGAGATTTGGGAGGATCTCCGTGAACGATTCTCTCAAAGCAACGCTCCTCGTATCTTCCAACTTCAACGGGAGACTTCATATTTGACACAAGATCAATTGTCAGTTGCTGCCTATTACACCAAGTTGAAAGGTCTTTGGGATGAACTTGCTTCCTACACTGATTCTTCTACATGTACCTGTGCAACCCATGGTGATCGCAACAAACTCATGCAATTCCTTATGGGATTGAACGAGTCTTATAGTGCTGTTCGTGGTCAAATTCTCTTGATGAATCCCTTGCCGTCTGTTAGGCAAGCATATGCCTCCATCAGCCAAGAAGAAAAGCAACGCACGCTTGGAGCCTCACGAGCTGCTGCTGGAACTTCCGATACTGCTGCCATGGCTGTTCGAACTGGACGTCCTAATCAGAATCGATCCACCAATCGTGAGGATCGTAGCATTGACAGGACAGACCAAAATCGTTCCCAGACCTCCACCCGTGATGATCGCCGCGCTGGATCTTCAAGAAACCGACCCCATTGCACCCATTGTGATGACGATGGCCATCGTATTGATACCTGCTGGAAGCTTCATGGGTATCCAGAAGGTCATCCACGCCACAAACCTAAGAAAAAGCATGATGGTCCATCTTCCAATCATGTTTCGGAAGGCCCAACCAAGGATACGATGCAGTCTGTTATGTCCGGCCTTTCGGACCTTCAAATTCAGCAGATGTTGGCTATCATGCATGACAAATCAGTTTCTGACAAGAAATCCCAGGTCCATGCAGCTGCCACCAACACAGGtttgtcaaaattaaaatttcagcGCTGGATTATCGACAGTGGCGCGACTGACCACATTGTTTCTTCTCCAAAATTGTTGGTTCATCGTAATATTGATCATTCTGTGCAACCGGTTCGTATGCCTAGTGGGGAGAAGGCTTCAATTACTACAACAGGATCATTCCCTCTCAATTCTACTTATACTTTGCGTGATGTGCTATGTGTACCTACTTTGACAGTAGATTTGATGTCTGTGAGTAAGCTTacacaaaatttgaattgttCAGTGACTTTTTTCCCATATTATTGCGTTTTGCAGGACCTTGCTACGAGGAAGACGATTGGTTTGGGTAAGCAACATGACGGGCTTTATTACTTGGTGGCACTATTGGCGGAGACAACCCCCAACACAACCCACCAAAATCCCGCTCACCGTCCATCCTGCAATCACACTGTCACCACTACCGACCTTTGGCATCGTCGTCTTGGCCATGTTTCTTcctccaaattacattttatgTCTAAGCATCTACTAGATTTCCCTTTTGTCTCTAATAACGCTTGTCATGTTTGTCCCTTGGCAAAGCAGAGTCGTCTCCCTTTCGGAACAAGTTCAATCTCATCTGTCAAACCATTTGATTTAATTCATTGTGATATTTGGGGCCCTTATAAGCATTCGTCAATTTCTGGTGCCCATTATTTTCTTACAAtagttgatgatttttctcGCTTTACTTGGGTATTTTTAATGCGCCATAATGCCCACTATCCGCTGCCTTCTCGCTCTTGCTGCCGCCCGTAATTGGTCCCTTCATCAGCTTGATGTCAacaatgcttttcttcatggtGATCTCCATGAGGAAATCTACATGCTCCCTCCACCTGGTCTTCGGCGACAGGGGGAGAACTTGGTATGTCGCCTTCATAAATCTCTTTATGGTTTAAAGCAAGCTTCTCGTCAATGGTTTGCTAAGTTTTCTCAGGCCATTTGTTCTACTGGTTACATTCAATCTAAAGCTGACTATTCATTATTTACACGCCATAAGGGGCACTCTTTCACAGCATTAttgatttatgttgatgacattgttATCACGGGCAATGACCCTATAGCTATCTCGGCACTCAAGGCTTTTTTGCACCGTCATTTTCGTATTAAAGATCTTGGAGATTTGAAATACTTTTTGGGGATTGAGGTATCAAGATCAAAACAGGGCATTTTCTTATCTCAACGCAAGTATGCATTGGAAATTTTGAAGGATGCAAAACTCCTAGGTGCCGCACCTGTTGATTTTCCTATGGAAAAAGGTCTTAAGCTCTCAGATAAGGGTGAATTACTTAAAGATCCAACTCAGTATAGAAGACTCGTTGGTCGCTTGATTTATTTGACCATCACAAGGCCAGATATTACTTCCTCTGTTCATGTCTTAAGTAGGTTTATGCATGCCCCACGTAAACCTCACATGGAGGCTGCACTTCGTATTCTtcgttatttaaaaaaatcgcCAGGTCAAGGCATATTATTGTCTTCTCAGAATGACTTGACTTTGCGTGCCTTCTGTGATTCTGATTGGGCAGGTTGTCCTAATACTAGAAGGTCCACTACAGGCTATTGTGTGTTTCTGGGatcttctttaatttcatggAAATCAAAGCGGCAGAAAACTGTATCTTTATCATCAGCAGAAGCTGAATATAGATCTATGGCAGCAGCATGTTGTGAGTTATCTTGGCTTCGATCCCTCCTCAAGGATTTGCGCATTCTTCATCGCCAATTTGCTTTGTTgtattgtgacaacaaggcagCTTTACATATTGCTGCCAATCCAGTATTTCATGAGAGAACAAGACATATTGAGATGGATTGCCATTTTATTCGAGATAAGATTCAGGAAGGTTTGATTGCCACACAACATGTGAGTTCGTCCTCTCAGTTAGCCGATATTCTTACTAAGGCATTGGGACGAGAAGAATTCAACAATCTTGTTCGCAAGTTGAGAGTTCTTGATATCCACTCttcaacttgagggggagtgtagGAAATCAGTTTGtataatatcaattaatatcAATACTGTTGTAATtaggatttactttcctagtaAGTTCCCTAGAATAGAGGACACGTTTCCTAGTATACTTAGAACTCTCTTGTATAAAACCAATTGTACCTATCAATGAAAATCATTCTCTTCCAATATCATATTTACAAAagagtgtgtgtgtttgttttacAATTAGATTAGATTGATGAACAAGTGGAATAGTGAAACGTATACAAGGGTCACTTTCAAATCAGTGTAAGAACTTTCTCTGTTATCCCAAATTTGGTAATTCCCAAATTCAAAGAGTtctagcttcttttttttctgcatTGTAGCTTGGTGCATGCAGACTGTACTACAGCTACTAGTAAATTTGAACATATAAAATTGGAGAGAGTAGAGAAAACGGAGAAATAAAGGTTACTTTGAAACCACCATATTCATTCAAATGCTCTTGTTTTCAGTGACACCAAATCCATGCTTTTTCCATTGCTCTTCACCTACCAATTCCATTAAATTGGCATGTATGTTTTGCCGATTAAAGGTCGAAGAAAGTTCACATAGGTTTTGTTTAATGAGATATGAGGTTATtacatttaatttctttttctgaaattcttttaactttctttgttttgaaatttgataagCGTCAAAATCTCATTTGCTTTGAAGAGGTGCTCCTACAACATAcacttctcctcctcctagAGCTGGCAACAAAACTGCTAAAGCTGCCATCACCATGAAAAAAGctaccaccatctttttttgACCTAGCTGGTATTGGAATATTAgtgaattttttaattgcaTTTTGAAAGTTTATAAAGAGAAAATGTCTACAGATTAAGTTTTATAGGATATAACGATAAAGAAtgtgtaatttaaaaaatttgaacaaaattaaatttttttataaaaatattttataactCTTTGGCCTTTGAAAGGTTTGACACTACGGAATATGAGGTATGCAAGATattgtgaattttgaaatgtctTTTGGTGCTACATTCAAACATATTGGGGGCCAACCTCAacctttctattttgttaattCAATCAATAGTCATGACTTCATTAATTCAtgcatctcttttttttttttctcttttttttttcttttttctgtttcgtTAATTCAATAGTCATAACTTCTATAATTTATGTTATTTCTCAGTATCATTGGCAGGCAAATTTAGTCCTgtaatttggttttggtttggaATCCAAATCATTAATTTCACGATATCCTATATTTATATGATCTAGGGTGATAATACCAAGATAATTACTTCAGAATTCTATTTGATTTAAGATCCTATACATTATAGGAagctttttcattttgaatacaAACAATATTGGAGGAGAGGAGAATCGAACCTAAGACCTCAAGTTCGCGGGTAAATATTCTTAACAAATCACTTGAACTATAAACCTCTTTCATACATTATTCCAAGCTTAATAAGTTGGAATGACTCATTCAATTCTTTGATCCTTGTCTCTCTCCTTTGTTCTTATTTCACAACACCAACAAAATTTAAGTACTTTGAGACAGCTGAATTGTATCTGTATTCAGCATTAGGGGTGCGGGACTCTATTATCTCATTCTGCTGATTTAATTTTCGGTAGAATTGGTTTAACCTATTATTATAgcattaacaaaaaatttagtgAAGTTACAAGATTGTACTAATAGAAAGGGAACATCCatcgtctttttttttttttttttttttttttatacaagcgatatctACTTTAATCAAATCTAAACTACGGGGAGGGGAAAGTCATCCATCAACAAACTTTGTTGACCACAGCAGCCCAACTCTATAAATTCTACAGTGTGAAACTCATCCGGCTCAGCTATGAGTCAACAATATATCACTGAACTTGTGCTTTATCAGAAGTTGAGCCTCTTCAACTAGCCTCTTTACCACCTCCCCTGCAGGTAAAATTTCCTTGATGAGGCCTACACTTTGGCCAGCATACATCACCATGCTTTCAATGTCACCAGTTGCAGTCACATTTGGAACAGTACCGGCAAGACGACGAATTTCTATTTCCTGTTGGAGAACATAACCCAGAAATTGTTAATGGTTCATGGCCTGTATCTTCAAATAAAGTAGATGCTTTACTTGTCAATTATGACAGGATTTCATTCTCACCCTATCATGTATCGTCGAATGACCGATGACGGGCTGATCTGCTTCATTCTGATGAGGAGGAAGAGATTTCCAATCATTGAAGAATGGTGTATACAGAACGCGATGCGGCGCTCCAGGCCACCTTGCACGCCCGAATACATCAGTGTACTCAGTTCTGTCAAATTCAACCAGCTTCCTCTTGTATGTGGGATGAGCACGGCTTTCCTGAGTTGCAAGAAACCTGTAATATAATGAGAACAATCTTATATATCAACCAAAATCAATAAAGATAAAACTTAAGTTTGATAGATGATAAAAAAAGTTCTCAAACTGTGATAGTTCAGAATGTTTTTCATAAGTTGAACTATATAAAGATGGAGTATATGAAACCTAGTGCCTAGGCAGACCCCTTGAGCACCAAGGGCCAGAGCAGCAACATATCCACGGGCATCCACTATACCACCGGCCGCGATAACAGGTATATCCCGATCTCCAACAAGATCAGCTACCTTGGGcaacaatgaaatcaaagcaTCCTGTAATATATTAACAATAGAAAGCACATGGATGTCAACACTTATCAGTAAATCCTTAGACAAAAAATCAGGCAACAGATAAGCAAAGAACgaataaaacacaaaaacacgAATGTGAAGCAGCAGTGCCAAACCATAGAGTTCTTTCTGGGACAAGGTCAAAGGTTTTAGTTCAAGACATTGACACTCCAAAGAAAACATTTCGATGCATATATAATCTTATCCAGGTGACATATGCAAAAAGGGATATTTGAAACAGAAAGAAACTCATCAAAGAACAGAtagtttcttctcttcttttttgttttacttaTAAATATTAACACAGCGTGATAACAGATAATGAGCTATCTGTTAATACATTTGATTGCTTTAACTCTATCTAGCGCTTTGTTCTTTTGGAGTCATTGTTTCAAAGAAGAGGTAAACCATCCCGAACCGaaattttcattctttcaTACTATgttttaatgttattttatatTCCAAGTGAAAAAATACAGAGCAATCAGATACAACTACCATTAACTCTAGAAGCGAAAATGTTCTAATgcttttataaagaaaaaacactcATACATTTGGATCCCAGCAAAAGCTCTCACCTGACTGATCACATGCCCTCCTGCTTCACGCCCTTGAACAATAATTGCATCTACACCAGCATATATTGCTTTATTCGCTTCGTCCAAGCTACCAACCTGCAATGGAATTATATGgaaccactactacaaaaagtgaaaaagacgaccagaaaacaacgacggtctaagtgaaaaccgtcgtggtttataaaaagacgacggttctaaaagcaccgtcgtgtaatacaaccttagacaactaaaaaatggagattcaaatggctgttcaaaaacaacgacgtacataattaaacaaccgacgtctatttgaaacagatttccgcagtgtaaaatcaatgccaacaaagaacgacagaagttatgaatcgaccgacgtagaaagtaaagacgatgatttcaataaaaactgccgtttttactcataaaataacacgacgaggttttcgtataagacgccgtataattacaaacaaatccacggctttaaaatacaaaatatcgccgtattaaattaatttacaacgacggaaaatataaatatatcgacgtcattatcgtatagttctacgacgttatctttaaatcgtacaataaaatttaacgtcgtatttattcattttatacgtcgtacctttaattttaacggtcgtcttaataagaatttttgttaacaatttttttctttgattttcttatcctacgtcggtagatctacttaatgacaagaattgaaataaccacaacggtttatatagaacaccgccgacataatcagatttgtctgagatcccaaggattacgaaatcttaccagatggaactctgttccacatcataatcttaacagatgacacagatttgcaaatattgcgtcgtgttagtttacaaattctagaacattaatttccctcattttaaatttcctcgggaaagaaaaatctatttatcacgctttgtaattgaaaactaaaactgaaagaatacgggaaaaaaaactctatttataatttaaaaataaaatccacgtcggttgtagtacacttaacgacgtttaacaaaataatctacgtcggtaattataaatctaccgccatcttaccttaatatagacgacgagaaaagacgacggtagaacagaaaaccgccgttgtttcagtttctttaacagtttggtcctttatctttctgcatgacttgtatagttcaaagcattgacaatgtcttcatcatatctcccagcaactactgattcaattgctcatgctttagaggccatctgaagccatttctattctttatcgcattcttgaaacccatcttcttcttctgaagctctacggataaaggaagaggctatcacaaatccgacggatcttcttaggcaagaaaatcaagcagaggatcaggcacatctgatcttcaaatttccctgagaagcgaactttccttcgacagcgagtggaggccaggcttgcatctcttttgatggaaagcaaggagtgttcagaagcactaagtgtcctatcaggcttgatcaaggaagtgagaaggctagttgacaagcttcttcttgtggacatatatttgatgcgagtaagctcaatttctctttgagaaagacatccaaattattgtctttgagacgtgagagactgagagaggaagaacttggaaccttaaatgtaaaccgaaaatgaatgaaagcgacaaatttatagaataaatttttaaaaccaacggcggtccttacaaaaaaaccgccgtttaaattgtaaaatcaacgtcggtattatcgacgtatattacagaaatccacgtcggtaaattaataaaaacgacgtgttaaataatctaccatgacgcgagttattacttatgtactttaatttttgagtttactacgacggtacctacaacactactgtcgtatttatttaccacgtccgaagttaaatgtaccgtcgtattttgtaatttatacgtcgtagttatatgtaaccgccgtattatttttttgaaatggttttatatgtaagcaacttttcgtctacctgacatacacatgcgctgtttccaaacccgattaaaaagttcaatctcccagagaaaacttttagacttttttccttgtcagagcactgtcagagtatctcatcgtcttcctctcgtcttcttcgtcgtctctgaacttaaacataatcttcctcttgctttcattgcacgcaaaaggtaagctttcattttcactattttggttgctgttttgcatgctcatacgttttttgtttgaaaaatctttttaccttttttctggccaaaatcattttacttctttccaagttcgataaaatatacagacaaagagggaaagtttccaactttgaagacaactacctcaactaaataagacgacggtagcttcttatgtacgtggttaaatatgtagaccacgacggttcgtcagtcgttctagcgtcgtctgaaaattgacaaagttgtttttaaaattatagtcttttttttatttgcttgtttaattgcaggtttgatttctctgaacaatggtttttgtttttccctaatttgataaaatataaagaaaaagaaagtagggttggtatctaatatagacgacagtatcttattgttttacgtcgtgtgaatgttaataccacgacgtcatattaaaataccatcgtctatataagattccaaaactttctttcttggccttgtattttatcaaattagaaaacaaaaaccatggttcagaaaaatcaaatctgcaatcaaacattcacagagaaagaaagaaggggtATATTAcgactgacgtcgtgtgaacatcaataccacgacgttatataaatatttcgtcgtgtatagttaattatcacgtcgtttatagttaattatttcgtcgttgtttaattaccttggttttaaacatttattacgtctgagattatttcattgcgtcgtttaaaatcatatcatacgtcgtattttattaataactgtcgtttgtgttcttaatcttttcctgaaatattttcacttgcagttttgtctgtaaaaatggtttctcaccaagaccaaagtaaggattctggctccaagaaaaatggaggtaaggaccttggaatgg
Proteins encoded in this window:
- the LOC109950837 gene encoding uncharacterized protein LOC109950837 gives rise to the protein MPTIRCLLALAAARNWSLHQLDVNNAFLHGDLHEEIYMLPPPGLRRQGENLVCRLHKSLYGLKQASRQWFAKFSQAICSTGYIQSKADYSLFTRHKGHSFTALLIYVDDIVITGNDPIAISALKAFLHRHFRIKDLGDLKYFLGIEVSRSKQGIFLSQRKYALEILKDAKLLGAAPVDFPMEKGLKLSDKGELLKDPTQYRRLVGRLIYLTITRPDITSSVHVLSRFMHAPRKPHMEAALRILRYLKKSPGQGILLSSQNDLTLRAFCDSDWAGCPNTRRSTTGYCVFLGSSLISWKSKRQKTVSLSSAEAEYRSMAAACCELSWLRSLLKDLRILHRQFALLYCDNKAALHIAANPVFHERTRHIEMDCHFIRDKIQEGLIATQHVSSSSQLADILTKALGREEFNNLVRKLRVLDIHSST
- the LOC18767817 gene encoding nitronate monooxygenase translates to MVSLQYFSKEISDILILTDQESPHYLRELIRKTRSLTDKPFGVGVVLAFPHEKNIQVILDEKVAVLQVYWGECSEELVLKAHQSGVKVVPQVGSLDEANKAIYAGVDAIIVQGREAGGHVISQDALISLLPKVADLVGDRDIPVIAAGGIVDARGYVAALALGAQGVCLGTRFLATQESRAHPTYKRKLVEFDRTEYTDVFGRARWPGAPHRVLYTPFFNDWKSLPPHQNEADQPVIGHSTIHDREIEIRRLAGTVPNVTATGDIESMVMYAGQSVGLIKEILPAGEVVKRLVEEAQLLIKHKFSDILLTHS